The segment CGGCTGGTGCCCGACGTGGAGTGCGGCGCAGTTTCCCGGACTGGCGGAGAAGGTGTTGATGGTGACCGAGGCCTTTGCGCGCCACCGCGGGCGCGAACACGCCGCACTGGTGAGCGCGCTGACGGAGGCGGCGGCGTGGTGTGATGCGCCGGCCAATCGCGCGGAGCTGGCGCGGCTGCTCAGCGGTGCGGCGTATCTCAACCTCCCGGAGCGAGTGATCACGCCCGCACTGAGCGGCGCGTTCGACTGCGGGTTCGGCCGAATTGAAGCGCTGCCGGACTTTTTGGTGTTCCATCGCGACGGCGCCAACGCCCCGGATCCAGCCAAGGCGCTCGCGTTGCAGCACGAGCTTGTCTCCGCCGGACTGGTACCGCCGAAGACGGATCCCCGCTTACCCCGCCAGCTGTTTCGCGAAGATCTCTTTCGCGAGGCGTTCCCATGCACCACTTATGAACTCATCGCGCCATCATGCTCCCACGGGCTCTAGCTTCGTTCAACTGAGGGGGTCAGGTCACTGGCCGACGCTGCTCACGTCGTTCCTTTATTTCGACGCGAGTTTCATGGTGTGGACGATCCTCGGTGCGCTCGGCCCGATGATTGGTCCGTCGCTCCGACTGAACGCGCAGGAGAAGTTTCTGATGGTGTCGACACCGATTCTGGCCGGAGCGTTGCTGCGGATAGGGTTGAGCCTGCTGGTGGACCGGATCGGCACGAAGAGGACCGGCGTCATCGCTCAACTCGTCGTGATCGCGGGTCTCGCGATCGTTTGGCGGACCGGTCTTTCGTCGCTGGGAGAGAGCCTGGCGCTCGGGCTCGTGCTCGGCGTGGCGGGGGCGAGCTTCGCCGTCGCGTTGCCGCAAGCGGGCCGCTGGTATCCGCCGCACTTGCAGGGCGTTGTGCTCGGGCTCGCGGGCGCCGGCAATGTCGGCGTGGTGATCGACCACTTGCTCGCACCCCGCATCGCGGCGGTCTACGGCTGGCCGGCGGTGTTCGGCGTTGCGCTGGTCCCGCTCACGCTCGTGCTCGCGGCCTACGTGCTGTTCTCACAGGAGCCGCCGGGGCGCTTCAAACGGAAAAAGCTCCGGGACTATCTGCACCTGCTGCGCGAGCGCGACGCCCACTGGTTTTGCCTCTTCTACACGATCAGCTTCGGCGGATTCGTCGGACTGGCCTCGGCGTTCGCGATCTACTTTCGCGACGAGTTCGGCCTCGCGCCGGTGCAGGCGGGCGAGGTCGCGGCGTTCTGCACGCTGGTCGGTGCGCTGGGCCGGCCGATTGGCGGCGCACTGGCCGACCGCTTTGGCGGGATTCGGGCGCTGAGTTTTTGCTACACGGCCGCCGGGGTTGCGCTCGTGTGTGCCGCGATGGCTCGCGACCTCTGGCTGTGCGGAGCGGCGTTCTTCATCGCGTCGGGGGCGTTTGGCATGTGCAACGGCTCGGTGTTTCAATTGCTCCCGCAGCGGTTCGCCAAGGACATCGCGGTAATGACGGGACTGGTCGGCTGCGGTGGCGGCATGGGCGGATTCGTGCTCGGCATGTTGTTTGGCGTGTCGAAAGAGCACACGGGCAATTACGTTTCCGGCATTCTGCTCTTCGCTGGGCTCTGCGTGGTCGCGCTGGCCGGCTTGACCTCCGTGAAGACCCGCTGGCGGACGACGTGGGGTGCGATGGCGGCGGCGCGCATCTGATCACCCGAGTGTGGCGTGGCATCACCAGGCCGAGCCATGAAGGCAATTCATGCCCGCGATGAAAACTTTGGTCCGCATTTCTGCACCGCCGGCCTTTTCGCGGCACGGCGGCGGCTAAAGGTGTCGCCGCTCAACCACACTTCTCGTCATGGACTACGTAAAACCTCTCGACGTCGTTAAGAACATGGTCGCCGTGGGCGACCTGAAGGCCGGACTCACCGCGCGGGATCTGGTGATTCGCGGATTTCTCTCGGGAGCGCTGCTGGGCTTCGCCACCAGCCTCGCGCTCTCTGCCACGCTGCAAACGAACACGCCGCTCGTCGGCGCCTTGGTCTTCCCGGTGGGCTTCGTGATGATCGTGCTGCTCGGGCTCGAACTGGTCACCGGCAGCTTTGCGCTTGTGCCGCTGGCGGCGTTCGACGGCCGGCGCAGCTGGTCGACCGTCGTCGCCAATCTCGGCTGGGTGTTTCTCGGCAACCTGATCGGCAGCGTCGTTTACGGAGCGCTGCTGTATGTGGCGCTGACGAACATGGGACTCGCCGAACCGAGCGGGATCGCCACGCGGATCATCGCCGCCGCGGAAGCGAAGACGAACGCCTACGCGGCGCTCGGCGAAGCGGGCATGGTGACGGTTTTCGTGAAGGCCGTGCTCTGCAATTGGATGGTCTGCCTCGGCGTGGTGATGGCGATGACCTCGCAGTCCACCGTCGGAAAAATCGCCGCGATGTGGCTGCCGATCCTGACGTTCTTTGCCCAGGGTTTCGAGCACTCGGTCGTGAACATGTTTCTGATTCCGACCGGCATGTTGCTGGGCGCAAAGGTGACCGTGGCCGACTGGTGGCTGTGGAACCAGATTCCCGTCACGCTGGGCAATCTCGTTGGCGGGCTCCTGTTCACCGGACTGTTCCTCTACTGGACGTATTCGCCGGTGAAAAAAGCGGTCGCTGTAGCTGCACCCGAGCCGATCGCGGCGGCGACCACGACGGAACCGGCGCGAGCGTAGTCGCCCGGGAGCGCGGCCACCCTCGGCCTCAATTTCACAGACGCGGACGAGGGCGTCCGCGCTCCCAAAAAACCGATCCATCATGTCCTCACCCGAACCTATTTCCGCAACGCCATCCGCAGAGTTCACCGCCGAGCAGAAACAGTACCTCGAGGGTTTTCTCGCCGCGCTGGCCCGAGCGCCGTTTGTTGGGTTGAACGCCGGCGGACAGCTCACCGCGGATCCAGCCGCTGTCCCCGGGGGAACGGGAAATCTTGCCGCGCCGCCGCCGGAGGATCGTGCGTCAGCGGAGCCCACGGTGTTTGGCACGCCGCTCAGCGAGCTGGCGAAACCGGAGCGCTGGAAATACGACGAGAACCCGCTCGATATCTGGGAAAAACTCGTCGCGCACGCCGACGCGGACACGTTTCCCGACGAGGCGGACACGTTTCGATTCAAGTTTCACGGGCTCTTCTACGTCACGCCGGCGCAGGACAGCTTCATGCTCCGGCTGCGACTGCCCGCCGGTGAAATCGAGGCGCACCAACTCGCCGGTCTTGCGGAGATCGCCGAGTGGGGCGGCGGTTACGCCCACGTCACCACGCGGGCGAACCTGCAGATTCGCGAGCTGCGGCCGCACGATATCGTGCGCGTGCTCGTGCGGCTGCAGGAACTCGGGCTCACCTCGCGTGGCGCCGGTGCGGACAACGTGCGCAACATCACTGCCTCGCCCAACAGCGGGTTCGATCCGGACGAGCTGATCGATGTGCGGCCGTTCGCGAAGGCGCTGCATCACTACATCCTCAACCATCGCGATCTCTACGGGCTGCCGCGGAAGTTCAACGTCGCGTTCGACAACGGCGGCTCGCTGGCGACGGCGGCGGATACGAACGACATCGGGTTCATGGCGGTGCGCGTGAGGGAATCATCACTCTCAGCCCTCAACCCTCAACTCTCGACCCCGCCACAGGCGGGCATCTACTTCCGCGTGCAGCTCGGCGGAATCACCGGGCATGGCGATTTCGCGCGCGATGCCGGCGTGCTGCTGAAGCCGAACGAGGTGGTCGCGGCGGCGGCGGCGATGATCCGCGTATTCAACGAACATGGCGACCGAACCAACCGGAAGAAAGCGCGGTTGAAATATCTGCTCGAGAAATGCGGCCGGGAGAAGTTTCTCGAGGAAACCCAGAAGAAACTCGCGTTCCCGCTCGTGCACCTGCCGCTCAGCGCGTGCGAACCGCGGCGAGCCTCGCTCAAGCACGGGTGGGTCGGAGTCTACAAGCAGGCGCAGCGCGGGCTGAACTCGATCGGCGTCGGCGTGCCGGTCGGCCGGGTGTCAGCCAAGCAGATGCGGCAGCTCGCCGAGATCGCGACGCACTACGGTCGCGGCGAGTTGCGGCTGACCGTGTGGGAGAACGTGATCTTGCCCCACGTGCCGGACGCGTTCGTCCGCACGGTTTGCCGACGGCTGCAGTGGCTGGGGTTCGCGACGGATGCCCACAGCCTCACGAGCGGAATCATCACCTGCACGGGCAACAAGGGCTGTCGGTATTCGTCGACTGACACGAAGGGTCACGCGCTTGCGCTCGCGAAGGCGCTGGGCGGCTGGAAGCTCGCGATCGAGCAGCCGATCAACGTGCACTTTACCGGCTGCCCGCATTCGTGCGCGCAGCACTACTGCGGGGATCTCGGCTTCCTCGGCGCGAAGCTGCAGGACGGCGCGGAGGGTTATCACGTCGTGCTCGGCGGCGGCATGGGCGACGAGCAAGGAATTGCGCGGGAGGTTTTTCGCGGCGTGCGCGCCGACGAGGTGCCGGCGCTCACCAAGAAGATACTTCAGACCTACGAGACCAAAAAGCAGCCGGGCGAGAC is part of the Opitutus terrae PB90-1 genome and harbors:
- a CDS encoding MFS transporter — its product is MNSSRHHAPTGSSFVQLRGSGHWPTLLTSFLYFDASFMVWTILGALGPMIGPSLRLNAQEKFLMVSTPILAGALLRIGLSLLVDRIGTKRTGVIAQLVVIAGLAIVWRTGLSSLGESLALGLVLGVAGASFAVALPQAGRWYPPHLQGVVLGLAGAGNVGVVIDHLLAPRIAAVYGWPAVFGVALVPLTLVLAAYVLFSQEPPGRFKRKKLRDYLHLLRERDAHWFCLFYTISFGGFVGLASAFAIYFRDEFGLAPVQAGEVAAFCTLVGALGRPIGGALADRFGGIRALSFCYTAAGVALVCAAMARDLWLCGAAFFIASGAFGMCNGSVFQLLPQRFAKDIAVMTGLVGCGGGMGGFVLGMLFGVSKEHTGNYVSGILLFAGLCVVALAGLTSVKTRWRTTWGAMAAARI
- a CDS encoding formate/nitrite transporter family protein; translated protein: MDYVKPLDVVKNMVAVGDLKAGLTARDLVIRGFLSGALLGFATSLALSATLQTNTPLVGALVFPVGFVMIVLLGLELVTGSFALVPLAAFDGRRSWSTVVANLGWVFLGNLIGSVVYGALLYVALTNMGLAEPSGIATRIIAAAEAKTNAYAALGEAGMVTVFVKAVLCNWMVCLGVVMAMTSQSTVGKIAAMWLPILTFFAQGFEHSVVNMFLIPTGMLLGAKVTVADWWLWNQIPVTLGNLVGGLLFTGLFLYWTYSPVKKAVAVAAPEPIAAATTTEPARA
- a CDS encoding NirA family protein, with the protein product MSSPEPISATPSAEFTAEQKQYLEGFLAALARAPFVGLNAGGQLTADPAAVPGGTGNLAAPPPEDRASAEPTVFGTPLSELAKPERWKYDENPLDIWEKLVAHADADTFPDEADTFRFKFHGLFYVTPAQDSFMLRLRLPAGEIEAHQLAGLAEIAEWGGGYAHVTTRANLQIRELRPHDIVRVLVRLQELGLTSRGAGADNVRNITASPNSGFDPDELIDVRPFAKALHHYILNHRDLYGLPRKFNVAFDNGGSLATAADTNDIGFMAVRVRESSLSALNPQLSTPPQAGIYFRVQLGGITGHGDFARDAGVLLKPNEVVAAAAAMIRVFNEHGDRTNRKKARLKYLLEKCGREKFLEETQKKLAFPLVHLPLSACEPRRASLKHGWVGVYKQAQRGLNSIGVGVPVGRVSAKQMRQLAEIATHYGRGELRLTVWENVILPHVPDAFVRTVCRRLQWLGFATDAHSLTSGIITCTGNKGCRYSSTDTKGHALALAKALGGWKLAIEQPINVHFTGCPHSCAQHYCGDLGFLGAKLQDGAEGYHVVLGGGMGDEQGIAREVFRGVRADEVPALTKKILQTYETKKQPGETFVQWTRRHSVGQLQEMLS